A window of the Parabacteroides merdae ATCC 43184 genome harbors these coding sequences:
- a CDS encoding M56 family metallopeptidase — MITPILIYFLKVNLALAFLYICYRLLFRDDTFFRLRRGVLLSIYLIAFLYPLPDLSGWLSTQTSVAGIVGYYSGLLPKETVLTASNEIAASDWKETGLKVMQVIWLAGAGLLLSRCLAELFTVSRLHRKCRKITLNGIEVCILPEAEASYSFFGWIFISSDPHQRERLDDILIHEQTHVRQWHSIDMMAGEIICIACWLNPFAWWLKKEIGINHEFIADEQVMLAGFDKKEYQYHLIGVKHPNTAIANLYNNFSVLPLKKRITMLNKKRTNNARKVKYLALVPMAAGLLLLNNIDAMARVLNEKVAEVIQQPTALATTTVSKMEAANPLPPEKDKIYDTCDIMPEFPGGQNALLQFLAKNIKYPTEAQQQGKQGKVVVTFVIEKDGSITNAKVTQALYPSLDEESLRIVKSMPKWTPGKMKDGKVVRVQYTVPLTYRLQ, encoded by the coding sequence ATGATAACTCCGATACTAATCTATTTTCTAAAGGTAAATCTGGCGTTGGCATTTTTATATATCTGTTATCGCCTATTATTCCGTGACGATACGTTCTTCAGGTTACGCAGAGGGGTGTTATTGTCGATTTACCTGATCGCATTCCTTTACCCTTTACCGGATTTAAGCGGCTGGTTATCCACCCAGACAAGCGTAGCAGGTATAGTCGGCTACTATTCAGGGTTGCTACCTAAAGAAACAGTCCTGACAGCAAGCAATGAAATAGCCGCCTCCGACTGGAAAGAAACCGGGCTCAAGGTTATGCAAGTTATCTGGCTGGCAGGAGCCGGCCTGTTGCTGTCCAGATGTCTGGCGGAGCTGTTCACTGTTTCTCGTTTACACCGGAAATGTAGGAAAATCACTTTGAACGGCATCGAAGTTTGTATCCTTCCGGAAGCGGAAGCCTCCTACTCCTTTTTCGGCTGGATTTTCATTTCATCCGATCCGCATCAACGGGAAAGGCTTGATGACATTTTGATCCATGAACAAACACACGTCCGCCAATGGCATTCGATCGACATGATGGCTGGTGAAATCATCTGTATCGCCTGCTGGTTAAATCCGTTTGCCTGGTGGCTAAAGAAAGAGATCGGTATAAATCATGAATTTATCGCAGATGAACAAGTCATGCTTGCCGGATTCGACAAAAAAGAATACCAGTACCATCTGATCGGAGTAAAACATCCCAATACGGCTATTGCAAATTTATATAACAATTTCAGTGTCTTACCACTTAAAAAGAGAATTACTATGTTAAACAAAAAAAGAACGAACAACGCCAGAAAAGTGAAATACCTGGCACTGGTTCCAATGGCCGCAGGCTTGCTATTGCTCAATAATATCGATGCGATGGCACGTGTTTTGAATGAAAAGGTAGCAGAGGTTATCCAACAGCCGACTGCTCTCGCCACCACTACTGTTTCCAAAATGGAAGCAGCCAATCCGCTTCCACCGGAAAAAGACAAGATTTATGACACATGTGATATCATGCCGGAATTTCCGGGCGGGCAAAATGCATTATTGCAGTTTCTTGCTAAAAACATAAAATATCCGACAGAAGCCCAGCAACAGGGAAAACAGGGAAAAGTAGTCGTCACATTCGTTATCGAAAAAGACGGAAGCATCACAAACGCCAAAGTGACACAGGCTTTATATCCCTCATTGGATGAAGAATCCTTACGGATTGTCAAGTCGATGCCCAAATGGACTCCGGGAAAGATGAAAGACGGAAAAGTCGTCCGCGTACAATATACCGTCCCGTTAACTTACCGATTGCAGTAG
- a CDS encoding family 78 glycoside hydrolase catalytic domain — MVKKNTLLICSLAFFSLMGCKGKNELTVPVNLRTEYLREPIGLDTKSPRFTWEYKGSEKNFLASRSEIRIGTSPDNLQPYTDNMTLEPHTRYYWNVTVWDQDGDICETSETATFETAKFKSSDWSGKWITDSHDKEFEPAPMFRKAFTLGKEIEEARVYVAAAGYYDLFINGKRVGENYLDPGYTHFDKRILYVTHDVTSLLKPGGNAIATVLGNGWHNVQSKAVWNFETARWRNRPRMLCELRLRYTDGTTEVIATDESWRTATGPYTYNNIYSGDKYDATLEENGWNAEGFDDSKWDPVQVTEAPAPLLAAQQMPGIRITEELQPVSMKKFSDKLYVFSFEKNFAGLSRLKVKGAPGTRITLKHGELLKTDGRLEQGNIDVYYHPVKPGEVFQMDVFTLKGTGEEEIFMPSFAYHGFQHVEVESSAPVVLTKESLTGLFMHTAVEPVGSFSCSDPLLNKIWKATMEAYRSNLHSIPTDCPQREKNGWTADAHVAIDLGLLGFDAITLYEKWMNDFIDNQREAGEISGIIPSSGWGYGEWPGPVWDAAMFIIPNALYNYYGETRSIENLYPTMLRYLDYLKAKEKDGGYLTFGLGDWVYWKSTTNNTYTSTAYYYLDYTLMARFAGLLGKDAAPYRQRADELKALVNRKFFNPETGVYAEGTQTAQAIALYLGIVPEGKEQLVADKLCEVVRANNHFLDFGLLGSKSVPAMLTRYGYVEDAMKMITKTEAPSWGYWVETMGYTTLPETWTLSPEFRDASLNHVFMGDVSAWMMNQLAGINYDAVEPGFRHILITPHFVERVNWAKGEYHSVRGLISSEWKREGGKVTLTVTIPSGCTADIRVGDKTETVGSGTHVKTY; from the coding sequence ATGGTAAAAAAAAACACGCTGTTGATCTGCTCACTTGCCTTCTTCTCGCTGATGGGTTGCAAAGGTAAAAACGAGCTTACGGTTCCGGTGAACCTGCGAACAGAATACCTGCGCGAACCGATCGGTTTGGATACGAAAAGTCCCCGTTTCACTTGGGAATACAAAGGAAGTGAGAAGAACTTTTTGGCTTCCCGTTCGGAAATCCGTATCGGGACCTCGCCGGATAACCTGCAACCGTATACCGATAATATGACATTGGAACCGCATACCCGTTACTATTGGAATGTGACGGTATGGGATCAGGATGGAGACATTTGCGAGACTTCGGAAACGGCTACTTTCGAGACTGCCAAATTCAAGTCGTCCGACTGGTCGGGAAAATGGATAACCGACAGTCACGATAAGGAGTTCGAGCCGGCCCCCATGTTCCGCAAAGCTTTTACATTGGGAAAAGAGATTGAAGAAGCCCGCGTGTATGTGGCTGCCGCTGGTTATTACGATTTGTTTATCAACGGTAAGCGGGTAGGAGAGAACTATCTTGATCCGGGCTATACGCATTTCGACAAACGTATCCTATATGTGACACATGATGTAACCTCTCTTTTAAAACCGGGTGGCAACGCTATCGCTACCGTTTTGGGTAACGGCTGGCACAATGTACAATCCAAAGCTGTCTGGAATTTCGAGACTGCCCGTTGGCGTAACCGTCCCCGGATGCTCTGTGAATTGCGCCTACGCTATACCGATGGTACGACTGAAGTCATCGCCACCGATGAAAGTTGGCGTACCGCGACCGGTCCCTATACCTATAACAACATCTACAGCGGTGACAAATACGATGCCACGTTGGAAGAAAATGGTTGGAACGCGGAAGGGTTCGATGACAGCAAGTGGGATCCGGTACAAGTTACGGAAGCTCCGGCTCCCTTATTGGCCGCCCAGCAGATGCCGGGTATCCGGATTACGGAAGAATTGCAGCCTGTCTCGATGAAGAAGTTCAGCGATAAACTTTATGTATTTTCATTCGAAAAGAATTTTGCCGGTCTGTCCCGATTAAAGGTGAAAGGTGCTCCCGGTACGCGGATCACTTTGAAGCATGGAGAGTTGCTGAAAACAGACGGTCGTCTGGAACAGGGAAATATAGATGTCTATTATCATCCTGTGAAACCGGGAGAGGTTTTCCAGATGGATGTGTTCACACTGAAAGGAACAGGTGAAGAGGAAATCTTTATGCCTTCATTCGCCTATCATGGTTTCCAGCATGTGGAAGTTGAAAGTTCGGCTCCCGTAGTCCTGACAAAAGAGAGTCTGACCGGACTGTTCATGCACACAGCGGTAGAGCCCGTAGGCTCCTTCTCCTGCTCCGATCCGTTGTTGAACAAAATATGGAAGGCGACAATGGAAGCCTATCGTAGTAACCTGCACAGTATTCCGACCGATTGCCCGCAGCGTGAAAAGAACGGCTGGACGGCCGATGCGCATGTAGCAATCGACCTCGGCCTGTTAGGTTTCGACGCCATCACCTTGTATGAGAAATGGATGAACGACTTCATTGATAACCAGCGCGAAGCCGGTGAGATCTCCGGTATTATCCCCTCCAGCGGCTGGGGATATGGTGAATGGCCCGGCCCGGTATGGGATGCCGCCATGTTTATCATCCCAAATGCTTTGTATAATTATTATGGTGAGACACGCAGTATCGAGAACCTGTATCCTACGATGTTGCGCTATTTGGATTATTTGAAAGCAAAAGAGAAGGACGGTGGTTACCTGACCTTCGGTTTAGGAGATTGGGTGTACTGGAAGTCTACGACCAATAACACTTATACCTCTACTGCTTATTATTATTTGGATTACACCTTGATGGCCCGTTTCGCCGGACTGTTGGGTAAAGATGCCGCCCCTTATCGGCAGAGAGCCGACGAGTTGAAGGCCTTGGTCAACCGTAAGTTCTTCAATCCCGAAACGGGGGTCTATGCTGAAGGAACCCAGACGGCACAGGCGATTGCCCTCTATTTAGGAATCGTACCGGAAGGTAAGGAGCAGTTGGTCGCCGATAAACTTTGCGAGGTCGTGCGTGCCAACAACCATTTCCTCGATTTCGGCCTGCTCGGAAGCAAGTCTGTTCCGGCCATGCTGACCCGCTACGGCTATGTCGAGGATGCTATGAAGATGATTACGAAGACGGAAGCTCCCTCTTGGGGCTATTGGGTGGAAACGATGGGATATACGACGTTGCCTGAAACCTGGACGTTAAGTCCTGAGTTCCGCGACGCCTCCCTGAATCATGTCTTTATGGGAGATGTCTCTGCTTGGATGATGAATCAGCTTGCTGGTATCAACTACGATGCTGTTGAACCAGGTTTCCGCCATATTCTGATTACGCCTCATTTCGTGGAAAGAGTGAATTGGGCGAAAGGTGAGTATCATTCTGTACGGGGCTTGATTTCGAGCGAATGGAAACGGGAGGGAGGCAAAGTTACTCTTACCGTGACGATCCCGTCCGGCTGTACGGCGGATATCCGTGTCGGCGATAAGACGGAAACAGTCGGGTCTGGTACACATGTGAAAACTTATTAA
- the nspC gene encoding carboxynorspermidine decarboxylase, whose amino-acid sequence MIDFNMIPSPCYVMEEELLRRNLSLIKSVKERAGVNVILAFKAFAMWKAFPIVREYIPYSTASSKFEARLAFEEMGSRAHTYSPAYTEADFPEILRYSSHVTFNSLTQFERFYPMVQADGNRVSCGLRINPEYSDVETDLYNPCAPGSRMGVVSDLLDGLLPDGVEGLHFHTLCESSSYDLEKTLGEVEKRFGRFLPHIKWLNMGGGHLMTRKGYDTEHLIGLLQAFKAKYPNLEIIMEPGSAFAWQTGFLLTTVVDIVENHGIKTAIIDASFTCHMPDCLEMPYKPVIRGAIEPEEGKPVYRIGGNSCLSGDYMGDWFFEQPLKVGDKLIFEDMIHYTIVKTTMFNGIPHPSLALWSKEDRLVMYKEFGYEDYKGRMD is encoded by the coding sequence ATGATAGACTTCAATATGATACCATCTCCCTGTTATGTGATGGAAGAAGAGTTGCTCCGCCGTAATTTGTCACTGATCAAGAGCGTGAAGGAGAGGGCGGGAGTTAATGTAATCCTGGCTTTTAAGGCGTTTGCGATGTGGAAAGCATTTCCGATCGTGCGTGAATATATTCCGTATTCGACAGCAAGTTCGAAGTTTGAGGCCAGGCTGGCTTTTGAAGAGATGGGTAGCCGGGCACATACCTATTCGCCGGCATATACGGAAGCGGATTTCCCGGAGATTTTAAGATACAGTAGTCATGTGACGTTCAATTCGCTTACGCAATTCGAACGTTTCTATCCGATGGTGCAGGCGGACGGAAACCGGGTATCGTGCGGTCTGCGCATCAATCCTGAATATTCGGATGTCGAAACGGATTTGTATAATCCTTGCGCTCCGGGCTCCCGGATGGGAGTGGTTAGCGACCTTTTGGATGGTCTGTTGCCCGACGGTGTCGAGGGCTTGCATTTTCATACGCTTTGCGAATCGAGTTCGTATGATCTGGAAAAGACGTTGGGAGAAGTAGAAAAGCGTTTCGGCCGTTTCCTGCCGCATATCAAATGGTTGAATATGGGAGGCGGGCATCTGATGACACGAAAAGGCTATGATACGGAACATCTGATCGGGCTGTTGCAGGCGTTCAAGGCCAAATATCCGAACCTCGAAATCATCATGGAGCCGGGAAGCGCATTTGCGTGGCAAACCGGATTTCTGCTGACGACGGTGGTGGATATCGTGGAGAATCATGGTATCAAGACCGCGATCATAGATGCCTCTTTCACTTGCCATATGCCGGATTGTCTAGAGATGCCCTATAAACCGGTGATTCGCGGGGCTATAGAGCCGGAAGAAGGAAAGCCTGTTTATCGTATCGGAGGAAACAGCTGTCTGAGTGGTGACTATATGGGCGATTGGTTTTTCGAGCAACCCTTGAAAGTGGGTGATAAATTGATATTCGAAGATATGATCCATTATACCATTGTCAAAACGACCATGTTCAACGGAATCCCGCATCCATCCTTGGCTTTGTGGAGCAAGGAGGACCGGCTCGTGATGTACAAGGAGTTCGGCTACGAAGATTACAAGGGAAGAATGGACTGA
- the rimO gene encoding 30S ribosomal protein S12 methylthiotransferase RimO — translation MRKNKVDIITLGCSKNLVDSEQLMRQFVANGYTVEHDPHKINGEIVVVNTCGFIGDAQEESINMILDLGEAKKKGKIGKLFVMGCLSERFLKDLENELPEVDRFYGKFNWKELLNDLGKSYHRELAADRVLTTPRHYAYLKIAEGCDRTCSYCAIPISTGRYQSIPMEEIEKEVRLLVKQGVKEFQVIAQDLTYYGLDLYKRHALPELVERISDIPGVEWIRLHYGYPSHFPYDLLRVMSERDNVCKYMDIALQHISDPMLKKMRRNITKEETYALIRRMREEVPGIHLRTTLMVGHPGETEQDFEELVEFVKEARFERMGAFAYSHEEGTYSFKHYTDDIDPEVKQDRLDYLMRIQEGISAEVNGSKIGKVFKVMIDREEEDFYVGRTEFDSPEVDPEILVSKEKLLIPGMFYNVWIDDAQAFDLYGSVL, via the coding sequence ATGAGGAAAAATAAGGTAGATATTATAACGCTGGGATGTTCAAAGAACCTGGTGGATTCGGAGCAGCTTATGCGCCAGTTCGTGGCGAACGGGTATACCGTCGAACATGACCCCCATAAGATTAATGGTGAAATCGTTGTTGTGAATACCTGCGGTTTTATCGGAGATGCCCAGGAAGAGTCGATTAATATGATACTCGATCTGGGAGAGGCCAAGAAGAAAGGGAAGATCGGTAAATTGTTTGTCATGGGATGTCTTTCCGAACGGTTCCTGAAAGACTTGGAGAATGAGTTGCCGGAAGTCGACCGTTTCTATGGAAAGTTCAATTGGAAAGAACTGTTGAACGATTTGGGTAAATCCTACCACCGGGAATTGGCTGCCGACCGTGTTTTGACGACTCCCCGGCATTACGCCTACCTGAAGATCGCCGAAGGGTGTGACCGTACCTGTTCGTATTGTGCCATTCCGATCAGTACGGGGCGTTACCAGTCCATACCGATGGAAGAGATCGAGAAAGAGGTTCGCCTGCTGGTGAAACAGGGTGTGAAAGAATTTCAGGTGATCGCCCAGGATTTGACTTATTACGGTTTGGATTTGTATAAACGCCATGCGTTGCCGGAACTGGTGGAACGCATCTCCGATATTCCGGGAGTGGAATGGATCCGCTTGCATTATGGTTATCCGTCCCATTTCCCTTATGATCTGCTCAGGGTGATGAGCGAACGCGATAACGTTTGCAAATACATGGATATTGCCCTTCAGCATATCAGCGACCCGATGTTGAAGAAAATGCGCCGTAACATCACGAAAGAAGAAACATATGCCTTGATACGCCGGATGCGGGAAGAAGTACCCGGCATCCATTTGCGTACGACCTTGATGGTCGGCCATCCAGGGGAAACCGAGCAGGATTTTGAAGAACTGGTCGAATTCGTAAAAGAAGCCCGTTTCGAACGTATGGGCGCCTTTGCTTACAGTCATGAGGAAGGGACCTATTCGTTTAAACATTATACCGATGATATCGATCCGGAAGTCAAACAAGACCGTTTGGATTATCTGATGCGTATACAGGAAGGCATTTCGGCCGAAGTGAACGGTTCCAAGATCGGAAAGGTATTCAAGGTGATGATCGATCGGGAAGAAGAAGATTTCTATGTCGGCCGTACGGAATTCGACTCGCCGGAGGTCGACCCGGAAATACTTGTTTCTAAAGAGAAGCTGTTGATTCCCGGAATGTTTTATAACGTGTGGATTGACGATGCGCAAGCTTTCGACCTGTATGGAAGCGTACTTTAA
- a CDS encoding alpha-L-rhamnosidase-related protein: MKHYFLLLLLIGCIASGHAESGWKAHWINTERCQSETNTWLAFRKTVHIDKVPQTLTARIAADSKYWLWINGRLVVFEGGLKRGPSPYDTYYDPVEIAPYLQNGENTIAVLVWHFGKSGFSHVNSGLAALLFEAVAPGVEIVSDKSWQCTVYDAYQDTEAPYPNYRLPESNIRFDARMEMSGWNQPGYTGKMPNAEIISSVGVAPLGKLVERPVPLWKDYGLKPYVSVRRSSAGDTLYCRLPYNSQVTPYLKVEAPAGKVIHIRTDNYEGGSQYNVRAEYVTRDGVQEYESLGWMNGHEMQYILPEGVKVLDVKFRETGYDTEFTGSFSCNDPFMNELWKRSARTLYITMRDSYMDCPDRERAQWWGDEVNELGEAFYALSPSSHKLALKGIYELMNWQREDGVIFAPAPAGNWRKELPLQMLASVGWYGFYTQYYYSGDSSFVAGIYDRMHHYLHEVWQVDKSGLVIERDGDWSWGDWGENIDMGVLVNCWYYLALKAEKAFALQLGKTADADEIGRMMYSIGKCFDTKFWTGSAYRSPGYKGETDDRAQAMAVVSGLASADKYPALVKVLKKECHASPYMEKYVLEALFQMNEPAFALERMKQRYAKMMDYPEYTTLFEGWGIGPDGFGGGTINHAWSGGPLTLLSQKVCGIEPTSPGFRSFKVCPQMGTLTEASATVDTHFGKIEVSLKRKGKKIQATLSVPEGTTAEVIWPDGSRKNFDPGRHQAKHVGLKGKK; this comes from the coding sequence ATGAAACATTATTTTCTGTTGTTACTGTTAATCGGATGTATCGCTTCCGGCCATGCTGAATCTGGCTGGAAAGCCCATTGGATCAATACGGAACGTTGTCAGAGCGAGACGAACACCTGGTTGGCTTTCCGTAAAACCGTCCATATAGACAAGGTTCCGCAAACTCTTACCGCCCGCATCGCTGCCGATAGCAAATATTGGTTGTGGATAAACGGTCGCCTGGTCGTCTTTGAAGGCGGGCTTAAACGGGGACCTTCTCCGTATGACACCTACTACGATCCGGTAGAGATAGCTCCTTATTTGCAAAATGGCGAGAATACGATTGCTGTGCTGGTCTGGCATTTCGGTAAAAGCGGATTCAGTCATGTGAACAGTGGTCTGGCTGCCTTGCTGTTTGAAGCTGTCGCTCCTGGTGTCGAGATCGTTTCCGACAAGAGCTGGCAATGCACCGTATATGATGCCTATCAGGATACTGAGGCGCCCTATCCGAATTATCGTTTGCCGGAAAGCAATATCCGTTTCGATGCCAGGATGGAAATGTCCGGCTGGAATCAGCCCGGCTACACAGGCAAGATGCCGAATGCCGAAATTATTTCGTCTGTCGGGGTCGCCCCTTTAGGTAAATTGGTCGAGCGTCCGGTACCCCTATGGAAAGACTATGGCTTGAAACCGTATGTCAGTGTCCGCCGGTCGTCTGCCGGCGATACGCTTTATTGTCGTCTGCCTTATAACAGCCAAGTGACTCCTTATCTGAAAGTGGAAGCTCCTGCCGGCAAGGTGATCCATATCCGGACGGACAACTATGAGGGCGGTTCTCAATACAACGTCCGCGCTGAATATGTCACGCGCGACGGCGTGCAGGAATATGAGAGTTTAGGCTGGATGAACGGTCACGAGATGCAATATATCCTGCCGGAAGGCGTGAAGGTGCTGGATGTGAAATTCCGGGAAACCGGTTACGATACCGAATTTACAGGTTCTTTCAGTTGCAATGATCCGTTCATGAACGAACTTTGGAAACGTTCGGCCCGCACCTTATATATAACGATGCGCGATAGTTATATGGACTGTCCGGACCGCGAACGGGCGCAATGGTGGGGTGACGAGGTGAACGAATTGGGCGAGGCTTTCTATGCCCTTTCTCCCTCTAGCCATAAACTGGCGCTGAAAGGCATCTACGAACTGATGAACTGGCAACGCGAAGACGGTGTGATTTTCGCTCCGGCCCCGGCTGGTAACTGGCGGAAAGAGTTGCCATTGCAAATGTTGGCTTCGGTAGGTTGGTACGGTTTCTATACCCAGTATTATTATAGTGGCGACAGTAGCTTTGTCGCCGGTATTTATGACCGAATGCACCACTATCTGCACGAAGTATGGCAAGTAGATAAGAGCGGCCTGGTTATCGAGCGTGACGGCGATTGGAGCTGGGGTGACTGGGGAGAAAACATCGATATGGGCGTGTTGGTAAATTGCTGGTATTATTTGGCCTTGAAAGCAGAGAAAGCTTTTGCCCTCCAACTTGGAAAAACAGCCGATGCCGATGAGATCGGCCGTATGATGTACAGTATAGGGAAATGCTTCGACACAAAGTTTTGGACAGGATCAGCATATCGCTCTCCCGGCTATAAGGGAGAAACGGACGACCGTGCACAGGCGATGGCTGTCGTTTCCGGTTTAGCTTCCGCTGATAAATATCCTGCTCTGGTAAAAGTCCTGAAGAAGGAATGCCATGCCAGTCCCTATATGGAAAAGTATGTGCTCGAAGCCTTGTTCCAAATGAATGAACCGGCCTTTGCTTTAGAGAGGATGAAGCAACGCTATGCGAAAATGATGGATTATCCTGAATATACGACCTTGTTCGAAGGATGGGGAATCGGTCCGGACGGTTTCGGAGGCGGTACGATCAACCATGCATGGAGTGGTGGCCCTCTTACGTTGCTGAGTCAGAAAGTGTGCGGTATAGAACCTACCTCTCCAGGTTTTCGTTCCTTCAAGGTTTGTCCCCAAATGGGCACTTTGACCGAAGCCTCTGCTACAGTAGATACGCATTTCGGCAAGATAGAGGTGTCGCTGAAACGCAAAGGTAAAAAGATACAGGCCACCCTTTCCGTTCCCGAAGGAACGACAGCCGAAGTCATCTGGCCCGATGGCTCCCGCAAGAATTTCGATCCGGGGCGCCATCAGGCGAAACATGTAGGCCTTAAAGGAAAAAAATAG
- a CDS encoding BlaI/MecI/CopY family transcriptional regulator, which translates to MERLTAQEESVMLYIWKLGSCFIRDILNEMPDPKPPYTSVASVVRNLEKKKYVTPKKFGTITLFSPRVKEAEYKRTFMSNVVQNYFTGSYKEMVSFFVRDRKLSKSDLQDLMDQIEKEE; encoded by the coding sequence ATGGAAAGACTGACTGCACAAGAAGAAAGCGTAATGTTGTATATCTGGAAATTAGGATCATGTTTCATCCGTGACATACTGAACGAAATGCCCGATCCGAAACCGCCCTACACCAGCGTGGCATCGGTGGTCCGGAACCTTGAAAAAAAGAAGTACGTCACCCCGAAGAAATTCGGAACGATTACACTCTTTTCTCCACGTGTGAAAGAAGCGGAATACAAGCGTACTTTCATGTCGAATGTCGTACAAAATTATTTCACCGGTTCTTATAAAGAAATGGTTTCCTTCTTTGTCCGCGATCGTAAATTATCCAAAAGCGATTTGCAGGACTTGATGGATCAGATCGAAAAGGAAGAATAA
- the ftsY gene encoding signal recognition particle-docking protein FtsY, translated as MGIFSFFSKEKKETLDKGLSKTKENVFSKITRAIAGKSKVDDEVLDNLEEVLITSDVGVDTTLKIISRIEDRVARDKYVTTSELTAILREEIASLLTENHTEDLESFTVPEDKKPYVIMVVGVNGVGKTTTIGKLAYQFKKAGKNVYLGAADTFRAAAVEQLVIWSERVGVPIVKQKMGSDPASVAFDTLSSAKANGADVVIIDTAGRLHNKINLMNELTKIKNVMKKVVPDAPHEVLLVLDGSTGQNAFEQAKQFTAATEVNALAVTKLDGTAKGGVVIGISDHFRIPVKYIGLGEGMEDLQVFNRKEFVNSLFGE; from the coding sequence ATGGGTATTTTTAGCTTTTTCAGTAAGGAAAAAAAGGAAACTCTGGACAAGGGGTTATCTAAGACAAAAGAAAATGTATTTTCTAAGATTACCAGAGCCATTGCCGGTAAAAGCAAGGTGGACGACGAAGTGCTGGACAATCTGGAAGAAGTACTGATTACTTCCGATGTCGGAGTAGATACTACACTGAAAATCATATCCCGTATCGAAGACCGCGTAGCCAGAGACAAATATGTGACGACCAGTGAGCTGACTGCGATCCTGCGTGAAGAGATCGCTTCCCTGCTTACAGAAAATCATACGGAAGACCTGGAGTCGTTTACGGTTCCGGAAGACAAGAAGCCGTATGTCATTATGGTCGTAGGCGTGAACGGGGTAGGCAAGACGACCACGATCGGCAAACTGGCTTATCAGTTCAAGAAGGCCGGTAAAAATGTGTATTTGGGAGCAGCCGATACGTTCCGCGCCGCAGCTGTAGAGCAATTGGTGATTTGGAGCGAACGGGTAGGAGTGCCTATCGTGAAGCAGAAGATGGGTTCTGATCCTGCTTCAGTGGCATTTGACACGTTGAGTTCGGCAAAGGCGAACGGGGCGGATGTGGTGATTATCGATACCGCCGGTCGCCTGCATAACAAGATCAATCTGATGAACGAGCTGACCAAGATCAAGAATGTGATGAAGAAAGTGGTTCCCGATGCACCGCACGAAGTCTTGTTGGTATTGGACGGTTCTACCGGACAAAACGCATTTGAACAAGCCAAGCAGTTTACGGCTGCAACCGAGGTGAATGCTTTGGCGGTTACCAAATTGGACGGAACGGCCAAAGGTGGCGTCGTGATCGGTATTTCGGATCATTTCCGTATCCCTGTCAAGTACATTGGCTTGGGAGAAGGAATGGAGGATCTCCAGGTTTTCAATAGAAAAGAATTTGTAAACTCCCTTTTCGGAGAATAA